Proteins co-encoded in one Salvia splendens isolate huo1 chromosome 4, SspV2, whole genome shotgun sequence genomic window:
- the LOC121800678 gene encoding protein FAR1-RELATED SEQUENCE 5-like, with protein MVVVPECSPDLKPVVGQKFQSLEFAFACYEVYARAVGFDTRKQAMRKVDDVTTWYRVVCNREGRKNGDEDDQLNARSGFTIKRRKLSKRCGCTTSISFRYFSEDCLSGYIIEEFNEIHNHHMVETEHQQFMSSNRKLDDVHHKFILDCSKANIGPTLTFKVLKEILGGFDLVGCIVGDIRNASRDIKAYAKGFDVQMVLDDMAKKKKMSEAFTYHYEVNESDQLVALFWCDGLMKQNYHMFGDIVSFDSTYNTNRYCMIFTPFTGKDNHGSPVTFAAGLVCSEKTGAFAWKYWIPAYFRDFPMGSMIRTTSISESENSFYKNFLKPRANIAEFYLNFNHAIEFQRNSRTALDYHDATAIPILATTMPFEKHASTLFTDSMFKKIQQEIVEDNDRCRVLGFMSGETVDTYKLGDSKRNAYFVRHDKTDDTYSCECKLFGRHGYLCSHIFFLFQNNEVKKIPDKYCDSRWMKTPLAKAVHGELQDPVHTHSSSDDRQTVSKQAISMFYGFLRQFETDIDVLRAFVGGVGELGNSLQTGTPATSAAEKRRMVEEFYGMVRPESVAVHPPDVVKTKGHASSSASRLISKREKAIKDATRPLRRCKACDEMGHHDSRNCPLLKEMTMEKDASKGKRTA; from the exons aTGGTCgttgtacctgaatgttctCCCGATCTGAAGCCTGTTGTAGGTCAGAAATTCCAATCCTTGGAATTCGCTTTCGCTTGCTACGAGGTATATGCCCGCGCTGTTGGCTTTGATACGCGCAAACAAGCTATGAGGAAGGTTGATGATGTCACGACGTGGTATCGtgttgtatgcaatagggaaggaAGGAAGAATGGTGATGAAGATGACCAGTTGAATGCCCGTTCTGGTTTCACTATCAAGCGTAGGAAGTTATCTAAGCGGTGTGGTTGTACGACTAGTATATCGTTTAGGTATTTCTCGGAAGATTGCTTGTCAGGTTACATAATTGAGGAGTTCAACGAGATTCATAACCATCACATGGTTGAAACGGAACATCAGCAATTCATGTCAAGTAATCGCAAGTTGGATGATGTACATCATAAATTCATCCTCGACTGTTCCAAAGCTAATATAGGACCCACGCTCACATTTAAGGTATTGAAGGAAATTCTTGGTGGGTTTGACCTAGTTGGTTGCATTGTTGGGGATATCAGGAATGCCTCACGGGACATCAAAGCATACGCAAAAGGATTTGATGTACAAATGGTGTTGGATGatatggctaagaagaagaagatgtccGAGGCGTTCACCTATCACTACGAAGTTAACGAATCCGACCAGTTGGTTGCTCTGTTTTGGTGCGACGGTTTGATGAAGCAGAATTACCACATGTTTGGTGATATTGTGTCCTTCGACTCCACGTACAACACAAACAG GTACTGTATGATCTTCACCCCTTTCACTGGAAAGGATAATCATGGTAGTCCTGTCACATTTGCGGCCGGATTGGTGTGCAGCGAGAAAACGGGGGCTTTTGCTTG GAAGTACTGGATACCGGCGTATTTCAGAGATTTTCCTATGGGATCGATGATTAGGACTACGTCCATATCTGAATCAGAGAACAGTTTTTACAAAAATTTTCTGAAGCCCCGAGCTAACATAGCCGAATTCTACTTGAATTTCAACCACGCCATAGAATTCCAGCGGAACAGTAGAACAGCTTTGGACTACCACGATGCCACTGCCATACCCATACTAGCAACTACTATGCCGTTCGAGAAACATGCTTCCACGTTGTTTACAGACAGTATGTTCAAGAAAATACAACAAGAAATTGTGGAGGATAATGACAGATGTCGTGTGCTGGGTTTTATGTCTGGAGAAACGGTTGACACATACAAGCTTGGCGATAGCAAACGTAATGCATACTTTGTTCGTCATGACAAGACTGATGATACTTACTCGTGCGAATGCAAACTATTTGGTCGGCATGGTTATTTGTGCAGccatatatttttcttatttcagAACAATGAGGTGAAAAAAATCCCGGATAAATACTGTGACAGCCGATGGATGAAGACTCCCTTAGCCAAGGCTGTACATGGGGAGTTGCAGGATCCCGTGCATACCCATTCCTCCTCTGACGATAGGCAAACTGTGTCTAAGCAGGCGATTTCGATGTTTTATGGTTTTCTTAGACAGTTTGAGACCGACATCGATGTATTACGTGCATTTGTAGGTGGCGTTGGAGAACTTGGTAACTCTCTTCAAACTGGTACTCCGGCAACCTCAGCTGCTGAGAAGAGGCGTATGGTTGAAGAGTTTTATGGAATGGTAAGGCCTGAATCTGTTGCGGTTCATCCTCCGGATGTCGTGAAGACGAAGGGCCACGCCAGCAGCTCTGCGAGTCGTCTGATTTcgaagagagagaaggctataAAGGACGCGACAAGGCCTCTTAGACGGTGTAAGGCGTGCGATGAGATGGGTCATCACGACTCCAGGAACTGTCCACTGCTTAAAGAGATGACCATGGAGAAAGATGCGAGCAAGGGTAAAAGAACAGCTTGA
- the LOC121798646 gene encoding bifunctional TH2 protein, mitochondrial-like: MGSLEADHEGGVAKRLWNKFKNERDLALYSPFVVCLASGTLDPTSFLHCISQDFYLLQAFAQAYELAEECADDDEDKEAIGKLRKRVLKRLRNQDKLISEWGFEPPKEHVCDDATSKYTEFLMETASGKVGGEKFAVKIVTPFEKTKLAAYTLSAISPCMRLYSFISKEIQALLDPDESNNIYKKWFDSLSSEKFEASASRIEDLLDKLSISLTGEELDVVERLYQRAMKLKIDFIWSQSIVQQTIVPFSLLHNSVEDNLITLCDFDLTCTAIDSSNLLAELAIVAATNTTEPQLTSSAHIRTLWNDLFSQYVEEYQQCIESIVPSEACVDDSSKGTGLDYEGLCKAMEQISEVEKRATSRVIHSNVLKGLNLAEIKRAGEHLAFQDGCKRFFQDLVACKKRSSDIHVLSYCWCGDLIKSAFSSGEENVLNVHSNNLVYEASVSTGDITKDLESPMDKLRVFNDVTNSENGGNASTVYIGGTAGDLLCLLEADFGIVIGLSSSLERLGKHFGISFVPLFSGLLSKQRELPETGILSRDGRSNILYTVSSWDEIHTFILGRPSHPLQDVHTGK; the protein is encoded by the exons ATGGGGAGTTTGGAGGCGGATCACGAAGGCGGCGTTGCCAAGAGGCTTTGGAACAAGTTCAAGAATGAAAGGGATTTAGCTCTTTACAGCCCTTTTGTTGTTTGCTTGGCGTCTGGCACCTTGGACCCCACCTCTTTTCTTCATTGCATCTCTCAAGATTTCTACCTTCTTCAAGCTTTTGCTCAGGC ATATGAACTAGCAGAAGAGTGTGCAGATGATGATGAGGACAAGGAAGCCATTGGCAAGTTGCGAAAGCGTGTCTTGAAGCGGCTTCGAAACCAGGATAAACTTATTTCT GAATGGGGTTTTGAGCCTCCTAAAGAGCATGTTTGCGATGATGCCACATCAAAGTATACCGAGTTCTTGATGGAGACAGCCTCAGGGAAAGTCGGAGGAGAGAAATTTGCTGTCAAAATTGTTACACCTTTTGAGAAAACTAAACTGGCTGCATATACGCTGAGTGCCATCTCACCGTGCATGAGGCTCTACAGTTTTATCAGTAAAGAGATCCAGGCTCTCCTAGACCCGGATGAGAGCAACAACATCTACAAGAAGTGGTTCGACAGCCTGTCTTCTGAAAAATTTGAG GCATCAGCTTCGAGAATTGAAGACTTGCTTGATAAATTAAGCATTTCTTTGACCGGTGAAGAACTAGATGTCGTGGAAAGGCTCTATCAACGGGCCATGAAACTCAAGATAGACTTCATCTGGTCCCAGTCAATTGTTCAGCAAACCATAGTTCCCTTTTCACTACTCCACAACAGTGTCGAAGACAATCTCATCACTTTATGCGACTTCGACTTGACATGTACAGCTATTGACTCCTCTAACCTTCTAGCAGAGCTTGCAATTGTAGCGGCAACCAATACTACCGAGCCACAGCTCACATCATCAGCTCATATCAGAACCTTGTGGAATGATCTCTTCAGCCAGTATGTTGAAGAGTATCAACAATGCATAGAAAGCATCGTGCCAAGTGAAGCATGTGTTGATGATTCAAGCAAag GGACAGGATTGGATTACGAAGGTCTGTGTAAAGCAATGGAGCAGATATCTGAAGTCGAGAAGCGAGCTACTTCAAGAGTCATCCACTCTAATGTATTGAAAGGGTTGAATCTAGCAGAGATAAAAAGGGCTGGTGAGCACCTCGCCTTCCAAGATGGTTGTAAGCGATTCTTTCAGGATCTCGTGGCATGCAAAAAACGCTCTTCAGACATTCATGTGTTGTCATACTGTTGGTGTGGTGATCTAATCAAATCCGCCTTCTCATCAG GAGAAGAAAATGTGTTGAATGTCCACTCAAACAACTTAGTCTACGAAGCATCTGTCTCCACTGGTGACATTACAAAAGACTTGGAATCCCCCATGGACAAGCTTCGAGTTTTCAATGATGTCACCAACAGTGAAAATGGAGGTAATGCCTCAACAGTTTACATTGGGGGTACGGCTGGTGACTTGTTGTGTCTGTTGGAAGCGGATTTTGGCATCGTGATTGGGTTGAGTAGCAGCCTTGAGAGGCTCGGAAAACATTTTGGCATTTCTTTTGTTCCATTGTTCTCTGGTCTACTGAGCAAGCAGAGGGAGCTTCCAGAAACGGGGATATTGAGTCGCGATGGAAGATCCAACATTCTATATACGGTCTCTAGCTGGGACGAGATACACACCTTCATTTTGGGGCGCCCGTCCCATCCTCTACAGGATGTGCATACAGGAAAATAG